The sequence CGGGCGAAATGAAGGAAAACAAGATTATGCGCAACTGTATAAAAATGTTGCTCTGTTGCAAAATACCTTTAACGAAAAATTTGCCTCAACAGCGTGTACCCAACTCTTAGGTTTTTCAATGGCCGATAACGATGCTAGTGAAAAGTTTACCAAAAATGAATGCAAAAAAAATACATGTAACCATTGTGTTCGTTACGTTGTGGAGGAAGTACAACATATACTCTCTTCTCAAAAAGATTAGACACATGGTGCAGTTTGTAGGCTATATGAAATATTAAGATGTTGAAAAAAGAAACAGTGGCATCACTGCCACT comes from Sulfuricurvum sp. and encodes:
- a CDS encoding C-GCAxxG-C-C family protein; the encoded protein is KMNNDLIADKAVAYFNDGFLCSESVLMALAEAYGIDSPHVPSIATAFGSGLSRTNGPCGALSGGILALSLLHGRNEGKQDYAQLYKNVALLQNTFNEKFASTACTQLLGFSMADNDASEKFTKNECKKNTCNHCVRYVVEEVQHILSSQKD